A section of the Desulfitibacter sp. BRH_c19 genome encodes:
- a CDS encoding ectoine hydrolase DoeA, with amino-acid sequence MLFEKSEYIERVNKVKESMAVREIEVLIITDPANMCYLSGYDALSFYEAQAVVIAPEFEQPVWIGRLQDYYCAVETTWVDTDNIIAYPDKFLWDTTKRHVMGFIADYLKEHGLDKKVIGVEMDAYYFTAFWYQWLQKSLPNAIFKDATKLVNWIRGIKSEKELEYMSRAARLVEKAMKNAIDKIDVGIRECDVAAGIYSDIISGNAEFGGDYPSLAPIMPSGKRTSGAHLTWTDKKYQDNQIVYMEMSGCYRRYHAPLTRTIYVGKAPQKVHDTAAIVVEGLNTALELAKPGVTCEEIERVWQKTINKYGLEKESRMGYAVGLSYPPVWCEDTAFFKPGEKIELKPNMTFHMMPGMWLDGYGIAITETFRITEKGSETITKFPRKLFVK; translated from the coding sequence ATGCTATTTGAGAAATCGGAATATATTGAAAGGGTAAACAAAGTAAAAGAAAGCATGGCTGTTAGGGAAATTGAAGTTTTAATTATAACGGATCCTGCTAATATGTGCTATCTTTCCGGATATGATGCGCTCTCATTTTATGAAGCACAAGCGGTGGTAATTGCTCCAGAATTTGAACAGCCAGTATGGATAGGGAGGCTCCAAGATTATTACTGTGCAGTAGAAACTACCTGGGTGGATACTGACAACATTATTGCATATCCTGATAAATTTCTCTGGGATACCACTAAACGGCATGTTATGGGTTTTATAGCTGATTATCTGAAAGAACATGGGCTTGATAAAAAAGTTATTGGTGTAGAAATGGATGCATACTACTTTACGGCATTTTGGTACCAATGGCTACAAAAAAGTCTACCTAATGCAATCTTTAAAGACGCAACAAAGCTTGTTAATTGGATAAGGGGAATCAAGTCTGAAAAGGAACTTGAATATATGAGTAGGGCAGCGCGTCTTGTTGAAAAGGCTATGAAGAATGCAATAGACAAAATTGATGTAGGAATAAGGGAATGTGATGTGGCAGCTGGAATTTACAGCGACATTATAAGCGGCAATGCAGAATTCGGAGGGGATTATCCTTCCTTGGCACCTATCATGCCTTCAGGTAAGAGAACTTCTGGGGCACATTTAACGTGGACGGATAAAAAATATCAGGATAACCAGATAGTATACATGGAGATGTCGGGCTGCTACAGACGCTATCATGCTCCCCTTACAAGAACAATTTATGTGGGCAAAGCTCCCCAAAAAGTTCATGATACCGCAGCTATAGTGGTTGAAGGGCTAAATACAGCCTTGGAGTTGGCAAAACCTGGAGTTACCTGTGAGGAAATTGAAAGAGTTTGGCAGAAAACAATAAATAAATATGGTTTAGAAAAGGAATCCCGAATGGGCTATGCTGTTGGTCTTAGCTACCCACCTGTATGGTGTGAAGATACTGCTTTCTTTAAACCGGGTGAAAAAATTGAACTTAAACCAAATATGACATTTCATATGATGCCAGGTATGTGGCTAGATGGATATGGAATTGCAATTACAGAAACCTTTAGGATAACTGAAAAAGGCAGCGAGACAATCACTAAGTTCCCTAGGAAACTATTTGTTAAGTAA
- a CDS encoding stage V sporulation protein AD, giving the protein MQKGHQTWVFDSLPVIIASSAVGGPFEAKSALAKDFDALHGDLWLGQKSFEKAEKKLLEQACEIAIDKAGMKKEDIQFFISGDLMNQIISSSFAARTLGAPYLGVFGACSSSMESLALAALIVNSKAGKNALAAASSHNGSVEKQFRYPTEYGSQKPPTAQWTVTGAGAALVASEGDGPKVTAATVGRVIDMGLSDPFNMGGAMAPAAVDTITAHIRDLGIDSSYYDVIATGDLGKVGHEIAAELLQKHGIEIPKKILTDCGLMIYKEDQPVFSGGSGCACSATVTFGHFMNKLKKGELKRILIVATGALLSPLSYQQKETIPCIAHAVAIEA; this is encoded by the coding sequence ATGCAAAAGGGTCATCAAACATGGGTTTTTGATTCACTACCTGTAATAATAGCTTCATCTGCTGTAGGAGGTCCATTTGAAGCAAAGAGCGCATTAGCAAAAGATTTTGATGCCCTCCATGGAGATTTGTGGTTGGGGCAAAAGAGTTTTGAGAAGGCAGAAAAAAAGCTATTAGAGCAGGCCTGTGAAATAGCAATTGACAAGGCAGGAATGAAAAAAGAGGATATACAGTTCTTTATTAGTGGAGATCTTATGAATCAGATTATTTCCAGTAGTTTTGCAGCTCGAACCCTTGGCGCTCCTTACCTAGGAGTTTTTGGTGCATGTTCAAGCTCCATGGAGAGCCTAGCATTAGCTGCCCTTATTGTTAATAGTAAGGCGGGCAAAAATGCCTTAGCAGCAGCGTCTAGTCATAATGGTTCAGTTGAGAAGCAATTTAGATATCCTACGGAGTATGGTTCCCAAAAACCTCCAACAGCACAATGGACTGTAACGGGTGCTGGCGCAGCCTTAGTAGCTAGTGAAGGAGACGGACCAAAAGTGACAGCTGCTACTGTGGGACGTGTAATTGATATGGGTCTTTCTGATCCATTTAATATGGGTGGAGCCATGGCCCCGGCAGCTGTAGATACAATTACGGCCCATATTAGAGATTTAGGCATTGATTCATCCTATTATGATGTAATTGCTACTGGAGACTTGGGTAAAGTGGGTCACGAAATTGCTGCAGAATTATTACAAAAACATGGAATAGAAATACCGAAGAAAATATTAACAGATTGTGGACTTATGATTTACAAGGAAGATCAGCCTGTTTTTTCAGGTGGTAGTGGCTGTGCATGCTCCGCTACTGTTACTTTTGGACACTTCATGAACAAGCTAAAAAAGGGCGAATTAAAAAGAATTCTTATAGTTGCAACAGGAGCTTTGTTATCACCTTTATCGTACCAGCAAAAAGAGACTATACCTTGTATTGCTCATGCAGTAGCAATAGAAGCATAG
- a CDS encoding stage V sporulation protein AC has protein sequence MSNLKNKKLTPTQQEYKNFAKLREPKRPVLMNCIRAFIVGGIICAFGQGLMWVYMTYFNFTEVSAGNPTVATLIIISALLTGFGVYDHLAQWAGAGSAVPVTGFANSIASAAIEHRSEGFVLGVGGNMFKLAGSVIVFGVFSSFVVAIITLIIQWLGGI, from the coding sequence ATGTCTAATCTAAAAAATAAGAAACTAACTCCTACTCAACAAGAGTATAAAAATTTTGCTAAACTCAGGGAGCCAAAAAGGCCTGTATTGATGAATTGTATTAGAGCATTTATAGTAGGAGGAATAATTTGTGCCTTTGGGCAAGGGCTAATGTGGGTGTACATGACATACTTTAATTTCACAGAGGTTTCAGCTGGTAATCCTACTGTAGCGACTTTGATTATTATTTCAGCCTTATTAACAGGGTTTGGAGTGTACGATCATCTAGCTCAGTGGGCCGGTGCTGGTAGTGCTGTTCCCGTTACAGGCTTTGCAAATAGTATAGCATCAGCTGCAATTGAACATAGAAGTGAAGGATTTGTGCTTGGCGTTGGAGGAAATATGTTTAAGCTAGCAGGTTCAGTAATTGTCTTCGGGGTTTTTTCATCCTTTGTAGTAGCAATTATTACTTTGATAATTCAATGGTTGGGTGGAATATAA
- a CDS encoding dipeptide/oligopeptide/nickel ABC transporter ATP-binding protein — METILEVKNLITQYELQEGHLIACDDISIMLNKGEGLGLVGESACGKSSFALSILNLLPNNGTINGGSVLLGGRDISRLTQEELRLIRWKEISIIFQGAMNALNPVRTVGEQIVEAIRIHEQISEKEAWSRTSDLFQKVEIDPKRIKQYPHEFSGGMRQRVMIAMAISCNPMVVIGDEPTTGLDVMVKSQILRLLEKLRHETNMGMILITHDLSVVVEICEKVAVMYAGKIVEFGSTEAIFDNPAHPYTKALINSFPNIYGKRTLASSIPGAPPNLLNPPSGCRFHPRCSYAINTCKKEKRILFKVETDHYSACPVVIHKG; from the coding sequence GTGGAAACTATACTTGAAGTGAAGAATCTAATAACACAGTACGAACTTCAAGAAGGACACCTCATTGCATGTGATGATATATCCATAATGCTTAATAAAGGGGAGGGCTTAGGACTTGTTGGCGAATCGGCCTGTGGTAAAAGTAGTTTTGCATTGTCCATTTTAAATTTATTACCTAATAATGGCACAATAAATGGTGGTAGTGTTTTACTGGGTGGAAGAGATATCTCTAGATTAACCCAGGAAGAGCTAAGATTAATAAGATGGAAAGAGATTTCAATAATATTTCAAGGAGCTATGAATGCTCTTAATCCAGTACGTACTGTCGGGGAACAAATTGTCGAGGCCATAAGAATTCATGAACAAATATCAGAAAAAGAAGCCTGGAGTCGCACTTCGGACTTATTCCAAAAGGTAGAAATAGATCCGAAAAGAATAAAGCAATATCCCCATGAATTTAGTGGTGGTATGAGACAACGTGTAATGATTGCTATGGCCATTTCATGTAATCCTATGGTTGTTATAGGGGATGAACCAACTACAGGGCTAGATGTAATGGTAAAGTCTCAGATTCTTCGTCTTCTAGAAAAATTACGTCATGAGACTAATATGGGAATGATTTTAATTACACATGACTTGTCAGTTGTTGTGGAGATCTGTGAAAAGGTTGCAGTTATGTATGCAGGAAAAATTGTAGAGTTTGGGAGTACGGAAGCTATTTTTGATAATCCCGCACATCCATATACTAAGGCCTTAATAAATTCCTTTCCAAATATTTATGGAAAAAGGACACTAGCATCCTCCATTCCAGGAGCTCCTCCAAACCTCTTGAATCCACCATCTGGGTGCAGATTTCATCCTAGATGCTCATATGCAATAAATACTTGCAAGAAGGAGAAACGAATATTGTTTAAAGTTGAGACTGATCATTATAGTGCATGTCCAGTTGTCATCCATAAGGGGTAA
- a CDS encoding ABC transporter permease: MMGLIILIIFGILALFGPFMFEYTGKVEELDKILLAPTWQHPLGTDDMGKDVLAGVVNGARVSMLVGVAATFMSMVIGAVVGIFSGYYGRTIDVMLMRFTDVFLVIPWLPLMLVLAALLGPSLWTIIFVIGITSWAGTARIIRSQTLSVKERPYVERARAIGSGDLHIMSNHILPNVFPLIFANTVLVAAIAIISETTLSFLGMGDATHISWGMMLHYAFETGATTLGAWWWIIPPGLCVVLVVLSFTFVGYALDEVFNPRLRRR, encoded by the coding sequence ATGATGGGATTAATAATCCTAATTATATTTGGGATACTTGCTTTGTTTGGGCCTTTTATGTTTGAGTATACAGGAAAAGTAGAAGAGTTAGATAAAATACTTTTAGCTCCTACTTGGCAGCATCCCCTAGGAACAGATGATATGGGCAAGGATGTACTTGCAGGGGTTGTTAACGGTGCACGTGTTTCCATGCTAGTGGGCGTAGCAGCTACTTTCATGTCCATGGTTATAGGTGCTGTAGTTGGAATTTTTTCTGGATATTATGGTAGAACGATTGATGTTATGCTTATGCGATTTACAGATGTTTTTCTTGTTATTCCATGGCTTCCACTTATGCTTGTTTTAGCTGCCTTACTGGGACCAAGTTTATGGACCATTATATTTGTAATAGGTATAACTAGTTGGGCTGGAACTGCTAGAATTATAAGGTCACAAACCCTTAGTGTAAAAGAAAGACCGTATGTAGAAAGAGCCAGGGCTATTGGTTCTGGTGATTTGCATATTATGAGTAATCATATCCTACCAAATGTGTTTCCATTGATATTTGCAAACACAGTCCTTGTTGCCGCTATAGCCATCATATCTGAAACAACATTAAGCTTCTTGGGAATGGGAGATGCAACTCATATTAGCTGGGGAATGATGCTACATTATGCTTTTGAGACTGGTGCAACAACTTTAGGGGCATGGTGGTGGATAATACCTCCAGGGTTATGCGTGGTGCTTGTAGTTCTAAGCTTTACCTTTGTAGGTTATGCCCTAGATGAAGTCTTTAACCCTCGTTTAAGAAGGAGGTAA
- a CDS encoding stage V sporulation protein AEB: MEKFIIAFLVGGGICVIGQLMMDVGRLTPAHTMSTLVVAGAVLGGLGLYEPLIKFAGAGASVPISSFGNSLVKGALGEAERNGFIGVLTGIFEVTSAGISAAIIFGFLAALIFKPKG; the protein is encoded by the coding sequence ATGGAAAAATTTATTATTGCATTTTTAGTTGGTGGAGGAATCTGTGTCATAGGGCAGTTAATGATGGATGTTGGTAGATTAACGCCAGCTCATACAATGAGTACTTTGGTTGTAGCAGGGGCAGTATTAGGAGGTCTCGGTCTTTACGAGCCTTTAATTAAGTTCGCTGGTGCAGGGGCCTCGGTACCAATTAGCAGCTTTGGCAATTCCCTTGTAAAAGGTGCCCTGGGGGAAGCGGAGAGAAATGGTTTTATAGGAGTTCTAACTGGTATATTTGAAGTCACTAGTGCAGGTATATCTGCTGCAATAATATTTGGTTTTTTAGCAGCCTTAATATTTAAACCAAAGGGCTAA